One segment of Natronosalvus halobius DNA contains the following:
- a CDS encoding cob(I)yrinic acid a,c-diamide adenosyltransferase, producing MPIYTGRGDDGGTDLRDMTRVSKTDPRIEAYGTVDELNALLGTIRPTGHADVDEQLRTVQNHLHVVQADFANPDPGDDDPIITAKHVERVETWIDDHDEDLEPLRSFILPSGGESGAQLHHARAVCRRAERRAVALADADPDAVNENAVQYLNRLSDGLFTLARVVNQRDGEGEETPTY from the coding sequence ATGCCAATCTACACCGGACGCGGCGACGACGGCGGCACCGACCTGCGGGACATGACGCGCGTATCGAAGACAGATCCGCGGATCGAAGCCTATGGAACGGTCGACGAACTCAACGCGCTCCTGGGGACGATCCGACCGACGGGACACGCGGACGTCGACGAGCAATTGCGAACGGTCCAGAACCACCTCCACGTCGTCCAGGCTGATTTCGCGAATCCTGATCCCGGAGACGACGACCCGATAATCACCGCGAAGCACGTCGAGCGGGTCGAAACGTGGATTGACGACCACGACGAGGACCTCGAGCCACTTCGCTCGTTCATCCTCCCCTCCGGTGGAGAGTCGGGAGCCCAGTTACACCACGCTCGAGCGGTCTGTCGACGCGCCGAACGACGAGCGGTGGCGCTGGCGGACGCCGATCCAGATGCCGTCAACGAAAACGCGGTGCAGTACCTGAATCGGCTGTCGGATGGGTTGTTTACGCTGGCTCGAGTGGTCAATCAGCGCGACGGCGAGGGTGAGGAGACGCCGACGTACTGA
- a CDS encoding cytochrome C oxidase subunit II codes for MTSPIKPPEGNWWDQKINRRETVWLGLGGIWSIILFGWMTVWTRTGDQNPTGETYEVSAEEFREKMATYEDAAEETEDGLVPDGTDVYLAGMRFTWDGAPVVLETGTEYDIHLTSYDVQHGFSLRPEANLSKQINLQVLPGYEWVVPMEFDEPGTYHIICNEFCGQGHRTMHGTIVVTEGV; via the coding sequence ATGACGTCGCCAATCAAACCGCCCGAGGGCAACTGGTGGGATCAAAAGATCAACCGGCGGGAGACGGTTTGGCTCGGACTCGGCGGAATCTGGTCGATCATCCTGTTCGGCTGGATGACCGTCTGGACGCGAACGGGCGACCAGAACCCGACCGGCGAAACCTACGAGGTATCGGCTGAGGAGTTTCGCGAGAAGATGGCCACCTACGAAGACGCGGCCGAAGAGACCGAGGACGGTCTCGTTCCCGATGGGACGGACGTGTACCTGGCTGGCATGCGATTCACGTGGGACGGCGCTCCAGTTGTCCTCGAAACCGGGACAGAGTACGACATCCATCTGACTTCCTACGACGTCCAGCACGGCTTTTCGCTGCGGCCCGAAGCGAACCTGAGCAAGCAAATCAACCTGCAGGTGTTGCCGGGCTACGAGTGGGTCGTACCGATGGAGTTCGACGAGCCAGGAACCTACCACATCATCTGTAACGAGTTCTGCGGCCAGGGGCACCGAACGATGCACGGAACGATCGTCGTTACGGAGGGGGTATAG
- a CDS encoding cytochrome c oxidase subunit I — protein sequence MLDLFDNEYGPDGFRTCSVTGLRIHRSAENPTKLFALTAIVALLVGGIFAFTVAMTRWELVGLLEAGDFYTHLSMHAWNLLIFWMIFMEIAVLYVGGPMVLGRRLSIPTLAKVGWGTMVLGAVAVNYGIWKTSAPNEAPLLTAYVPNPSEPLFYAGVIVFLLGATIAALPFFATLWVEKRENAGQTLPLVTFAAFTTAVIAVEAILGGLAAFSYAFLWRMEIIASVDAAIYRQLYWIAGHGTQQINLVAMIAVWYFLTHVVGGAEVVSEKVSRTAFILYLFFINLGAAHHLLSDPAVSTGWRIFNTSYAFYGATFASLIHAFAIPAGIEAGRRRRGLGGGLFGWLTGAPWLNPMFSATIFSIILFGFLGGITGVIMGQLQLNMTWHNTLATVGHFHATVVLGTTVAFMGLTYFAIRTLFMRQFISPKLASIQPYLYSGAMAIATLMLMYVGILYGVPRRTTEVVENIPGTEFSLSAAGPLFSVFGVFALLAIAGGVLFLVLAVGSVLFGKRIEPGDNDDITPDGGLAADGGESVHHYEMRGTFVLCLVFLTAFVITYLLNWYLLSQLWKIGI from the coding sequence ATGCTGGATCTCTTCGACAACGAGTACGGCCCCGACGGATTTCGAACGTGCTCGGTGACGGGACTGCGGATTCATCGCTCCGCCGAAAACCCCACCAAGCTCTTCGCGTTGACGGCGATCGTCGCGCTGCTCGTGGGCGGCATCTTCGCCTTCACCGTAGCGATGACGCGCTGGGAGTTGGTCGGCTTGCTCGAGGCAGGCGACTTCTACACCCACCTGAGCATGCACGCGTGGAACTTGCTGATTTTCTGGATGATCTTCATGGAAATCGCCGTCCTCTACGTGGGCGGTCCGATGGTTCTGGGTCGTCGACTGTCGATCCCCACCCTCGCCAAAGTCGGCTGGGGGACGATGGTTCTCGGCGCGGTGGCTGTCAACTACGGCATCTGGAAGACGAGCGCGCCGAACGAAGCGCCGTTGCTGACGGCGTACGTCCCCAATCCGTCAGAGCCACTCTTCTACGCGGGTGTGATCGTCTTCCTGCTGGGGGCGACCATCGCGGCTCTCCCGTTCTTCGCCACGCTCTGGGTCGAGAAGCGCGAGAACGCGGGCCAGACGCTCCCGCTCGTGACGTTCGCGGCGTTCACCACCGCGGTCATCGCCGTCGAAGCGATCCTCGGGGGTCTTGCCGCGTTCAGCTACGCGTTCCTCTGGCGAATGGAGATTATCGCCTCGGTCGACGCCGCGATCTACCGTCAGCTGTACTGGATCGCCGGCCACGGGACCCAGCAGATCAACCTCGTGGCGATGATCGCCGTCTGGTACTTTTTAACCCACGTCGTCGGGGGAGCCGAGGTCGTCAGCGAGAAAGTCTCGCGGACGGCGTTCATCCTGTACCTGTTCTTCATCAACCTGGGGGCTGCTCACCACCTGCTGTCCGATCCCGCGGTCTCGACCGGGTGGCGCATCTTCAACACTTCCTACGCGTTCTACGGGGCGACGTTCGCCAGCCTGATTCACGCCTTCGCGATTCCCGCGGGTATCGAGGCCGGACGACGCAGGCGCGGCCTGGGGGGCGGGCTGTTCGGCTGGCTCACTGGCGCGCCATGGCTCAATCCGATGTTCTCGGCGACGATCTTCTCGATTATCCTGTTCGGCTTCCTCGGGGGGATCACCGGCGTCATCATGGGGCAGCTTCAGCTCAACATGACCTGGCACAATACGCTTGCCACGGTCGGTCACTTCCACGCAACCGTCGTACTCGGCACGACGGTCGCCTTCATGGGGCTGACGTACTTCGCCATCCGGACGCTGTTCATGCGCCAGTTCATCTCGCCGAAATTGGCCTCGATCCAGCCGTACCTCTACTCGGGCGCGATGGCGATCGCGACGCTGATGCTGATGTACGTCGGGATCCTCTACGGCGTCCCCCGTCGGACAACCGAGGTCGTCGAGAACATCCCCGGGACCGAGTTCAGCCTGAGCGCGGCGGGACCGCTATTCAGCGTCTTCGGCGTGTTCGCCCTGCTGGCGATTGCCGGGGGCGTCCTGTTTCTGGTGCTCGCCGTCGGCTCTGTCCTGTTCGGCAAGCGCATCGAACCCGGCGACAATGACGACATCACGCCCGACGGTGGCCTCGCAGCCGACGGCGGCGAGTCCGTCCACCACTACGAGATGCGCGGGACGTTTGTCCTGTGTCTCGTCTTCCTGACGGCGTTCGTAATCACGTACCTCCTCAACTGGTACCTGCTTAGCCAACTCTGGAAAATCGGCATATAG
- a CDS encoding MoaD/ThiS family protein: protein MATRTTTEDHADATQSTTVEVTCTGHVRTAVGRHRFPFTFEGTTLAEFLEAFFAEYDVADLLIAETEAESTARGWAPAPAELPGTWRKNPEGEQTRAYARILVNGRFNEHNEGFQTRLEEGDRVALMNPFMFCC, encoded by the coding sequence ATGGCGACACGAACGACTACCGAGGATCACGCGGACGCGACGCAATCGACGACGGTGGAGGTCACCTGTACGGGCCACGTTCGAACCGCCGTGGGTCGACATCGTTTCCCGTTTACCTTCGAAGGGACGACGCTCGCGGAGTTTCTCGAGGCGTTCTTCGCGGAGTACGACGTCGCCGACCTCCTCATCGCTGAGACGGAGGCCGAGTCGACGGCCAGGGGGTGGGCTCCAGCACCCGCCGAACTGCCCGGTACCTGGCGGAAGAATCCCGAAGGCGAGCAGACGCGAGCGTACGCGCGTATTCTGGTGAACGGCCGATTCAACGAACACAACGAGGGATTTCAGACACGACTCGAGGAGGGCGACCGCGTCGCGTTGATGAATCCGTTTATGTTCTGCTGTTAG
- a CDS encoding helix-turn-helix domain-containing protein: MPRATLQIAIPEAMWIARLSRTNLLEEVRILSAIPSGARGTAVVELTAPDPSSTIDAIRDVETVADIDVLQLEDDRALLQLETQLPVLLNAARESGVPVGMPFTIRDGTATWEITTSHDRLSELGRQLETFGVEFAVDSITPDIDTSQLLTEQQFRVMETALEAGYYDTPRTCTQYELAETVGVARSTCSEVLHRAEERIVKAFMDVTVDPDPIEA; the protein is encoded by the coding sequence ATGCCACGCGCAACGCTCCAGATTGCGATCCCCGAGGCGATGTGGATCGCTCGCCTCTCACGGACCAATCTGCTCGAGGAGGTTCGCATCCTCTCGGCGATCCCGAGCGGCGCCCGCGGGACCGCTGTCGTCGAACTCACGGCACCCGATCCGTCGTCGACGATCGACGCGATTCGCGACGTCGAAACCGTCGCCGACATCGATGTGCTTCAACTCGAGGACGACCGAGCACTGCTCCAGCTCGAGACGCAACTTCCGGTGTTGCTCAACGCCGCCCGCGAATCGGGCGTGCCGGTCGGCATGCCGTTCACGATTCGAGACGGGACGGCGACCTGGGAGATCACGACCTCCCACGACCGGCTCTCGGAACTGGGGCGACAACTCGAGACCTTCGGCGTCGAGTTCGCCGTCGACTCGATTACGCCAGATATCGACACGTCGCAACTGCTGACCGAGCAGCAGTTTCGTGTGATGGAGACGGCACTCGAAGCGGGATACTACGACACGCCTCGCACCTGCACGCAGTACGAACTCGCCGAAACCGTCGGCGTGGCTCGCTCGACGTGCAGCGAGGTCCTTCACCGGGCCGAAGAACGGATCGTCAAGGCGTTCATGGACGTGACTGTCGACCCAGACCCGATCGAGGCCTAA
- a CDS encoding DUF2249 domain-containing protein — MTSDDTDADRVLDARQIDGEPFSDIMGELEALEDGETLLLINSFEPAPLYGILEGKGFTHETTEVAADEWKVRIEHA; from the coding sequence ATGACGAGCGACGATACCGACGCAGACCGTGTTCTCGACGCCCGCCAAATCGACGGCGAACCGTTCAGCGATATCATGGGTGAACTTGAAGCGCTCGAGGATGGCGAGACGCTCTTGCTGATCAATAGCTTCGAACCGGCCCCACTCTACGGCATCCTCGAGGGAAAGGGCTTTACCCACGAGACGACCGAGGTTGCCGCGGACGAGTGGAAAGTCCGGATCGAACACGCCTGA
- a CDS encoding CGCGG family rSAM-modified RiPP protein yields MTTASGNDHGHQDGPGADHDHDAEPITDRVHDNSWSANLEKPAHGEDADLVRRQALEAVEHTTSGHHVNLVTHGAHGHPESYLYETLETRLDGDVDWEYVEQCGCGGHVTRVHVR; encoded by the coding sequence ATGACCACAGCAAGCGGTAACGATCACGGTCACCAGGACGGTCCCGGGGCAGATCACGATCACGACGCCGAACCGATCACCGACCGCGTCCACGACAACTCCTGGTCGGCAAACCTCGAGAAACCCGCCCACGGGGAGGACGCTGATCTGGTCCGGCGACAGGCCCTCGAGGCGGTCGAACACACGACCTCGGGCCACCACGTCAACCTCGTGACTCACGGCGCTCACGGCCACCCCGAGTCGTACCTGTACGAGACGCTCGAGACACGTCTCGACGGCGATGTCGACTGGGAGTACGTCGAGCAGTGTGGATGCGGCGGACACGTGACGCGCGTCCACGTCCGGTAG
- a CDS encoding ParA family protein produces the protein MSDAEKTRAVSVVILKGGVGKSTISMNLARQLTERGRVLFADLDPNGHATNGLGFGDAYRDELTLGDVILDKGDATAGDLIVETSFGFDLLPSSNTLEDVEKDLAGALQGSARVKTKIVDPLLGERYDYIVFDCPAYPGMLNNNALVATQNVIIPLEPGSSSIGGYKRTMDRLIKPAREYIDIEVLALVPNKLRERIDQRTEDRELLENLNTAEATQGKIPNFARITPAEFDAIDDGEMQPPKPGVRYSAALSKSLKAHQPLLDYDPENSQVENFEELASIVANGGVER, from the coding sequence ATGAGTGACGCAGAAAAGACTCGCGCAGTCAGCGTCGTCATCCTGAAAGGTGGCGTCGGGAAATCAACGATTTCGATGAACCTCGCGCGTCAACTGACCGAACGCGGCCGAGTTCTGTTCGCCGACCTGGATCCGAACGGTCACGCGACGAACGGCCTCGGATTCGGAGACGCCTATCGCGACGAGCTCACGCTCGGCGACGTGATTCTCGATAAGGGAGACGCGACCGCCGGCGACCTTATCGTCGAGACGTCGTTCGGGTTCGACCTCCTCCCGTCGTCGAACACGCTCGAGGACGTCGAAAAAGACCTCGCCGGTGCCCTCCAGGGGTCGGCCAGGGTCAAGACAAAAATCGTCGACCCTCTCCTCGGCGAGCGCTACGACTACATCGTATTCGACTGCCCCGCGTATCCAGGAATGCTCAACAACAACGCGCTGGTTGCCACACAAAACGTCATCATCCCGCTCGAGCCAGGATCGAGTTCGATCGGCGGATACAAGCGAACGATGGATCGGCTCATCAAACCAGCGCGGGAGTACATCGACATCGAGGTCCTGGCGCTGGTGCCGAACAAGCTCCGCGAACGGATCGACCAGCGGACCGAGGATCGCGAACTCCTCGAGAACCTGAACACCGCCGAGGCGACCCAGGGAAAGATCCCGAACTTTGCGCGGATTACGCCGGCGGAGTTCGACGCGATCGACGACGGCGAGATGCAACCACCCAAACCGGGGGTCCGATACAGCGCAGCACTGTCGAAGTCGCTCAAAGCCCACCAGCCGCTCCTCGATTACGACCCGGAGAATAGCCAGGTCGAGAACTTCGAGGAACTCGCGTCGATCGTCGCGAACGGAGGTGTCGAGCGATGA
- a CDS encoding Gfo/Idh/MocA family protein yields MIKIGIVGLDTSHAESYAMAIRNHPETSLAAVWDGGAVRDRAYARAYGERNGATLYDEPLEMADDVDAVMILTLDWTTHRDLAVPFLRDAVPTAIDKPVVGSLEDVRAIRSAANETPLFGGSAVPYHPSLRSIQVAGDGWLFYGVGYGDPFYYGCHVVDAIRFLVDHRWASVAPADGPGRSVDVVFVDGSHATIHLDGASNRVGASNRETFTFVGVGDETVIQEVETTHVDLEAMYRGYLDAFVEAITGARDAAGERMLDAATLLLGANAALEEGRTITPTSDSLAAYDVDGRAFLDDYQPYY; encoded by the coding sequence ATGATCAAAATCGGCATCGTCGGGTTAGATACGAGCCACGCCGAGTCGTATGCGATGGCGATACGAAACCACCCGGAAACCTCGCTCGCGGCCGTCTGGGACGGGGGAGCCGTTCGAGATCGAGCATATGCTCGAGCCTACGGTGAACGAAACGGAGCGACGTTGTACGACGAACCGCTCGAGATGGCCGACGACGTCGACGCAGTCATGATTCTGACCCTGGACTGGACCACGCACCGCGACCTCGCCGTCCCCTTTCTACGGGACGCCGTTCCGACGGCGATCGACAAGCCGGTCGTTGGATCGCTTGAGGACGTTCGAGCGATCCGGTCGGCCGCCAACGAGACGCCCCTGTTCGGCGGCTCTGCAGTGCCGTACCATCCCTCTCTTCGCTCGATTCAGGTTGCCGGCGACGGCTGGCTATTCTACGGCGTCGGATACGGTGACCCGTTTTACTACGGCTGTCACGTCGTCGACGCGATCCGTTTTCTCGTCGACCATCGGTGGGCGAGCGTCGCTCCTGCCGATGGCCCGGGTCGTTCTGTCGACGTCGTCTTCGTCGACGGTTCGCACGCGACCATTCATCTCGACGGGGCGAGCAACCGCGTCGGGGCGAGCAACCGCGAAACGTTCACGTTCGTCGGCGTCGGCGACGAGACGGTGATCCAGGAAGTTGAAACCACTCACGTCGACCTGGAGGCGATGTACCGGGGCTACCTGGACGCGTTCGTCGAGGCCATAACTGGGGCGCGTGACGCGGCCGGCGAACGAATGCTCGACGCTGCGACTCTCTTGCTCGGGGCGAACGCCGCACTCGAAGAGGGCCGAACGATCACGCCGACGTCCGACTCGTTAGCGGCCTACGATGTCGACGGGCGGGCGTTCCTCGACGACTACCAGCCCTACTACTGA
- a CDS encoding zinc-dependent alcohol dehydrogenase, protein MSVDRTEGQQAVVTDGTGDVWAEEREIPEPAPGEALVRVRAIGICGSDVGLIEGEGPPWTDYPVVLGHEVAGEVVELGEGVDHLEVGQRVALHGFVYCGTCEACRDGRYYQCTDLKEIGFTVDGGYRTYAAWPAYTVTPLPDDVSDVEASQIDSAGCTLHALQRIQTSFTDTAAVLGPGSLGLYGVQLLRAQGVKDIVLTGTRKARLEAGERLGATRTVNVYKEDPVEAIMEHTDGRGVDVCVEAAGAGDVLDTCVRSAAKQGKIVLTGVFGQRKELDPDQIVAKELTVVGGVTASHAVDEVIELFRRDDLTIDGVVTHEFPLEEFETALETVRERRDGVVKAVLRP, encoded by the coding sequence ATGAGCGTCGATCGAACGGAGGGACAACAGGCGGTCGTCACCGACGGAACCGGCGACGTGTGGGCCGAAGAACGCGAGATTCCCGAACCAGCACCTGGTGAGGCGCTGGTTCGCGTGAGAGCGATCGGAATCTGTGGGAGCGACGTCGGCCTCATCGAGGGGGAGGGACCGCCGTGGACCGACTACCCGGTCGTGCTCGGTCACGAGGTCGCCGGTGAGGTCGTCGAACTCGGCGAGGGCGTCGACCACCTCGAGGTCGGTCAGCGAGTCGCACTCCACGGGTTTGTCTACTGTGGCACCTGCGAGGCGTGTCGGGACGGCCGGTACTACCAGTGTACGGACCTGAAGGAAATCGGATTTACGGTCGACGGCGGCTATCGGACGTACGCCGCCTGGCCGGCGTATACGGTGACCCCGCTTCCGGACGACGTCTCCGACGTCGAGGCGAGCCAGATCGACTCGGCGGGGTGTACGCTCCACGCCCTCCAGCGCATTCAGACGTCGTTCACCGACACCGCCGCCGTCCTCGGGCCGGGGTCGCTCGGTCTCTACGGGGTGCAACTCCTCCGAGCACAGGGCGTGAAGGACATCGTCCTGACGGGCACCCGCAAGGCACGACTCGAGGCGGGGGAACGCCTCGGGGCGACGCGCACGGTTAACGTCTACAAGGAGGACCCAGTCGAGGCGATTATGGAACACACGGACGGGCGCGGTGTCGACGTCTGTGTCGAGGCCGCCGGGGCTGGTGACGTCCTGGACACGTGCGTTCGGAGCGCCGCCAAGCAGGGAAAGATCGTCCTGACAGGTGTCTTCGGCCAGCGAAAGGAACTCGACCCGGACCAGATCGTCGCGAAGGAACTAACCGTTGTCGGCGGCGTCACGGCCTCTCACGCAGTCGACGAAGTGATCGAGCTGTTTCGGCGGGACGACCTCACGATCGACGGCGTCGTCACGCACGAGTTTCCGCTCGAGGAGTTCGAGACGGCGCTCGAGACCGTTCGAGAACGGCGCGACGGTGTCGTCAAGGCAGTTCTTCGGCCGTAG
- a CDS encoding IclR family transcriptional regulator encodes MPQRREDSSKKKRIQAVQTTLEIFEVLRERGGAGVTEIAREIDVTKGTVHNHLATLEANDYVIKDADETYHLGLCFLDDAHQAKSRVSTLGIARTEVDKLAERSGETALFTVEEHSVGVCLHVAYGEQAVQTPLHVGYRSELHHTAVGKAILAHLPEGRVQEIVDERGLAQQTDRTITDTDDLFETLEAVRERGVAYNEGETIQGLVGVGAPVTDQSGTVLGALSVIGPASRMGEDRLRGDLSEMIRRSVNVVEINLTSL; translated from the coding sequence ATGCCCCAGCGACGAGAGGACTCGAGCAAGAAAAAGCGGATTCAGGCGGTGCAGACGACGCTGGAAATCTTCGAAGTCCTTCGCGAGAGGGGCGGAGCGGGAGTTACGGAGATCGCCAGGGAAATCGACGTCACGAAGGGGACCGTCCACAATCACCTCGCGACGCTCGAGGCGAACGACTACGTGATCAAGGATGCCGACGAAACGTACCACCTCGGCCTCTGCTTTCTCGACGACGCACACCAGGCGAAATCGCGGGTTTCGACGCTCGGTATCGCTCGAACGGAGGTCGACAAGCTGGCAGAACGGAGCGGCGAGACGGCGCTGTTCACCGTCGAAGAACACAGCGTCGGTGTCTGCCTCCACGTCGCATACGGCGAGCAGGCGGTACAGACGCCGCTGCACGTCGGCTACCGGAGCGAACTCCACCACACGGCCGTCGGCAAAGCGATCCTCGCTCACCTTCCCGAAGGGCGCGTCCAGGAGATCGTTGATGAACGGGGATTGGCCCAGCAGACCGACCGAACGATTACCGATACCGACGACCTTTTCGAGACACTCGAGGCGGTGAGAGAGCGCGGTGTCGCGTACAACGAAGGGGAAACGATACAGGGGCTCGTCGGCGTCGGTGCGCCGGTCACGGACCAGTCGGGGACGGTGCTGGGTGCGTTGAGCGTCATCGGACCGGCCAGCCGAATGGGCGAGGATCGGCTTCGTGGCGACCTCTCGGAGATGATCAGGCGAAGCGTCAACGTCGTCGAGATCAATCTCACGTCGCTGTGA
- a CDS encoding arylsulfatase: MSERPNILCIVTDQHRGDCIGADPHAPTDADGRSLIHTPNIDSFVRKGAMFTRAYTPAPSCIPARRSLLTGQTPYTNGAPGWVTTPWEFEHTLPQELRDAGYQTKLTGKIHSLPIRNHVGFESMDQHEALHAHPDDDYARWLEQETDGLCDELSHGLGRNSWDSRPWHLEEYQHPTNWTTRRAIEFLDQRDDTRPFFLNLSYVRPHTPFDPPQVYWDMYVDRDTPEPYMGDWIDDEHGEKIPDYPGISAWVADLPPTVVHRARAAYYGLITHIDHQIKRVFEKLRLIGERENTFVVFLSDHGEMLGDHHMWRKTYAYEGSARVPLLLRFPDSMELPQAQLIDRPVGLEDVMPTLLSVAGVDVPDAVEGRNLLDLVRDPDREDWREWYHGEHAAGSYDPENGTQYLVDGRFKYVWNPVTDSELLFDLAHDPGEERDLSSEAEHASDLERARITMIDRLAGRPEGFVEDGTLVSTDAGPGDIGDPDDCSSDS; the protein is encoded by the coding sequence ATGTCGGAGCGCCCGAACATCCTGTGTATCGTTACCGATCAGCATCGGGGCGACTGCATCGGGGCTGATCCGCACGCGCCGACCGATGCCGACGGCCGCTCGCTCATCCACACGCCGAACATCGACAGCTTCGTCCGGAAGGGGGCGATGTTTACCCGGGCGTATACGCCCGCCCCATCGTGCATTCCCGCACGCCGATCACTGCTTACCGGGCAGACGCCGTACACCAACGGCGCGCCCGGGTGGGTGACGACGCCGTGGGAATTCGAGCACACGCTCCCCCAGGAACTTCGCGACGCAGGCTACCAGACCAAGCTCACCGGCAAGATCCACTCGCTCCCGATTCGCAATCACGTCGGCTTCGAGAGCATGGATCAGCACGAGGCGCTCCACGCCCACCCGGACGACGACTACGCTCGCTGGCTCGAGCAAGAGACCGACGGCCTGTGCGACGAACTTTCCCACGGGCTTGGGCGAAACTCCTGGGATTCGCGGCCGTGGCACCTCGAGGAGTACCAGCACCCGACGAACTGGACGACCAGGCGAGCGATCGAGTTCCTCGACCAGCGAGACGATACCCGCCCGTTCTTCCTCAACCTGTCTTACGTCCGCCCGCACACGCCGTTCGACCCGCCGCAGGTGTACTGGGACATGTACGTCGACCGCGACACCCCGGAGCCGTACATGGGCGACTGGATCGACGACGAACACGGCGAGAAGATACCCGACTATCCGGGGATCAGCGCCTGGGTCGCCGATCTGCCGCCGACGGTCGTTCACCGGGCGCGGGCAGCCTACTACGGCCTCATCACCCACATCGATCATCAGATCAAACGCGTCTTCGAAAAACTCCGCCTGATCGGCGAACGCGAGAACACATTTGTCGTGTTCCTCTCCGATCACGGTGAGATGCTCGGAGACCACCACATGTGGCGAAAGACCTACGCCTACGAAGGCTCGGCTCGCGTCCCGCTCCTGCTTCGGTTCCCCGACTCGATGGAACTCCCACAAGCGCAGCTCATCGATCGGCCCGTGGGACTCGAGGACGTGATGCCGACGCTCCTGTCGGTCGCGGGCGTCGACGTTCCGGATGCCGTCGAGGGACGAAACCTGCTGGATCTCGTTCGCGACCCGGACCGCGAGGACTGGCGCGAGTGGTATCACGGCGAGCACGCCGCCGGCAGCTACGATCCGGAGAACGGCACCCAGTACCTGGTCGACGGTCGGTTCAAGTACGTCTGGAACCCCGTAACCGACAGCGAACTGCTCTTCGACCTCGCACACGATCCGGGAGAGGAGCGCGACCTCTCGAGCGAGGCCGAACACGCGAGCGATCTCGAGCGCGCCCGGATCACGATGATCGACCGGCTCGCGGGAAGACCGGAGGGGTTCGTCGAGGACGGGACACTCGTCTCGACAGATGCTGGGCCAGGCGATATCGGGGATCCGGACGACTGCAGTTCGGACAGCTGA
- a CDS encoding sugar phosphate isomerase/epimerase family protein: protein MVRTAIQLYTLRGLEEPIWETLSRVADTTFEGVELYDAHFDSFADESALERTVDALVETDIVVAGAHVGVDRIEDEFDDIVSACKSVDASRVVVPSYDASAFQSVAGIEAAADRLAEVATKLDVHDLDLLYHNHTFEFDVVDGRVAFERFVDCADGRFGFEPDVGLAAHAGYDPFELLEITAGNAPLVHLTDTVPGDESLLHVDVRDGAVDVDACASAAASVGAEWFICENGLTEEPLASLERGSATFADSRARAETVDHGC, encoded by the coding sequence ATGGTACGCACGGCGATACAGCTGTACACGCTGAGAGGCCTCGAGGAACCGATCTGGGAGACGCTCTCGCGCGTAGCTGACACCACCTTCGAAGGCGTCGAACTCTACGACGCTCACTTCGATTCCTTCGCGGACGAATCGGCGCTCGAGCGAACGGTGGACGCACTCGTCGAGACGGACATCGTCGTCGCCGGTGCACACGTCGGCGTCGACCGGATCGAAGACGAATTCGACGACATTGTGAGCGCGTGCAAGTCAGTCGACGCTTCCAGGGTCGTCGTTCCATCGTACGACGCAAGTGCCTTCCAATCGGTCGCGGGGATCGAAGCGGCCGCGGATCGCCTCGCCGAGGTCGCCACCAAACTCGACGTACACGACCTCGACCTGCTCTATCACAACCACACGTTCGAGTTCGACGTCGTCGACGGGAGAGTCGCCTTCGAGCGGTTCGTCGACTGCGCCGACGGGCGCTTCGGATTCGAACCGGACGTCGGCCTCGCGGCTCACGCCGGCTACGACCCCTTCGAGTTGCTCGAGATAACGGCGGGGAACGCGCCGCTCGTTCACCTCACGGACACGGTACCAGGGGACGAGTCCCTCCTTCATGTCGACGTCCGGGACGGTGCCGTAGACGTTGACGCCTGCGCGTCAGCAGCGGCGTCGGTGGGTGCCGAGTGGTTCATCTGCGAAAACGGCCTCACCGAGGAGCCCCTCGCGTCGCTCGAACGTGGCAGTGCCACGTTCGCAGACAGTCGTGCTCGAGCAGAGACCGTGGATCACGGCTGCTGA